DNA from Evansella sp. LMS18:
ATTCGATCTGAACGATTTAAGCGTTCCTCCGGGAATTAAAATAAATGACCCTGTACGTATGTATTTAAAAGAAATCGGGCGTGTGCCTTTATTATCTGCCACGGAAGAAATTGAACTGGCTAAGAAAATTGAAGACGGTGACGAGGAGGCTAAGCGGCGTCTTGCCGAAGCAAACCTGCGTCTTGTAGTCAGTATCGCAAAAAGATATGTAGGAAGAGGCATGCTTTTCCTTGATTTAATTCAGGAAGGGAATATGGGCCTGATTAAAGCTGTGGAAAAATTTGATTATAATAAAGGATACAAATTCAGTACGTATGCGACATGGTGGATTCGCCAGGCAATAACCCGGGCAATCGCAGACCAGGCAAGGACTATACGGATTCCGGTTCATATGGTTGAGACAATCAATAAGCTCATCAGGGTACAGCGGCAGCTGCTTCAGGATCTCGGGCGTGAACCAACACCTGAAGAGGTTTCGAAAGAAATGGATCTGACTCCTGATAAGGTAAGGGAGATTCTTAAAATTGCCCAGGAACCTGTTTCACTTGAGACGCCAATCGGTGAAGAAGACGATTCCCACCTTGGTGACTTTATCGAAGACCAGGAAGCTCTTGCACCATCCGATGCTGCGGCTTATGAGTTGTTGAAAGAACAGCTTGAAGATGTTCTCGATACTCTTACAGACCGTGAAGAAAATGTGCTTCGCTTACGATTTGGCCTTGATGACGGCCGAACTCGGACTCTCGAAGAAGTAGGTAAAGTATTCGGAGTAACGAGGGAACGAATCCGTCAAATCGAAGCAAAAGCGTTACGTAAGCTGCGGCACCCAAGCCGAAGCAAGCGCCTGAAAGACTTCCTTGAATAAAAATCCACGGGGCCTGTCATTTGTCAGGCTCCTTGTTTTTTTAACAGAATAACATTTGGCATCTTTGTAAGCGCTGACATTGTTGTAACTAATTGTACTCATTTTCCCCAGTTAATGCAAACTGCTTAAAAAGCATAGAAAATTAAAATATGTTTTCAATACTTAAGTATGGGGAACAGATTCAGTCAGGGAAGAAGTATATAAATCGAAGGCAGCTATTAAAAAATAGGTCCTTATTTTTTTCTTATGATACGAGGGATAGCTGTAGAACTAAAAAAAGAATATAGTAACAATCGACGTAAAGGGTGCAGTGGAATGAAAATAATTGCCCATCGGGGGAATAAGCGTTACAGACCTGAAAATACTATGGCAGCGTTTATTTCTGCTGCAGAATATTCAATAGATGGCATCGAACTGGACGTTCAGGTTACGAGGGATCACATCCCTGTCGTTATTCATGACAGCAAAATAGACCGGACCACAAATGGAAGAGGGAATGTAAATTCTTTTACTTTTAAAGAGCTGCGTAATTACGATGCAGGAAGCTGGTTTAGCGAAGAATACCGCGGTGAAAAGATTCCATCACTGGAAGAAGTATTATTGTGGGCAAGAGAGAGAAATATAACTATGCATGTGGAATTAAAAGAGCAGAAAGGTAATCACGAGAAGTTTTTAGATAGCTGCCTTGCTGTGATTCACGGAACTGGAACCGAAAACAAAGTGGTCATCTCTACTTTTGCCCATTCATACCTCCCTTATATTAAAGACCGCAACTCTTCTATGGAGACGGCGCTGTTGACAAAAACACCCATTATCCGTATCAGTGGATACAGGAAGGCTGTAAATGCAGATTCCATCCATATCAGGCATTCTTATTATTCAGCTAAATTTTACAGAGCATGGGTCAGAAACGGCCTTACAGTAAGAACCTACAATGTGAACAGGACGAGGGATGCGCTCCGCTGTAAGGCGGCGGGAGTGGAGGGAATTATTTCA
Protein-coding regions in this window:
- the rpoD gene encoding RNA polymerase sigma factor RpoD — protein: MADKPLRPMAEGDITIDQVKEQLVELGKKRGVLSYTDITERLAAFDQDSEQMDEFFEYLGEQGVEILNETEAVPSLQQVEKEEEEFDLNDLSVPPGIKINDPVRMYLKEIGRVPLLSATEEIELAKKIEDGDEEAKRRLAEANLRLVVSIAKRYVGRGMLFLDLIQEGNMGLIKAVEKFDYNKGYKFSTYATWWIRQAITRAIADQARTIRIPVHMVETINKLIRVQRQLLQDLGREPTPEEVSKEMDLTPDKVREILKIAQEPVSLETPIGEEDDSHLGDFIEDQEALAPSDAAAYELLKEQLEDVLDTLTDREENVLRLRFGLDDGRTRTLEEVGKVFGVTRERIRQIEAKALRKLRHPSRSKRLKDFLE
- a CDS encoding glycerophosphodiester phosphodiesterase family protein; its protein translation is MKIIAHRGNKRYRPENTMAAFISAAEYSIDGIELDVQVTRDHIPVVIHDSKIDRTTNGRGNVNSFTFKELRNYDAGSWFSEEYRGEKIPSLEEVLLWARERNITMHVELKEQKGNHEKFLDSCLAVIHGTGTENKVVISTFAHSYLPYIKDRNSSMETALLTKTPIIRISGYRKAVNADSIHIRHSYYSAKFYRAWVRNGLTVRTYNVNRTRDALRCKAAGVEGIISDDPKKMSSLLG